The following coding sequences lie in one Polynucleobacter necessarius genomic window:
- a CDS encoding tautomerase family protein, whose translation MATYSVYSAGLSLSTHQKYAIAQAITKIHAQVTGVEAYFAQVIFKELDLHDCFIGGVLLEEPHLFLNGQIRSGRSEQTKKQLLVEIEIALQSATKLAGHQIWAYIDEITPSQMIEYGQILPAVGDEKAWFSTLPASIQQKLNYLNS comes from the coding sequence GTGGCAACCTACAGCGTTTATTCAGCAGGCCTATCACTGAGCACCCATCAGAAATACGCTATAGCTCAGGCTATAACCAAAATTCATGCTCAAGTTACCGGTGTAGAAGCATATTTTGCTCAAGTAATATTTAAAGAGCTTGATCTTCACGATTGTTTTATCGGTGGTGTTTTACTAGAAGAGCCCCATTTATTTTTAAATGGGCAAATCCGTAGCGGCAGAAGCGAACAAACCAAAAAGCAGCTCTTGGTTGAGATTGAAATTGCTTTGCAGAGCGCCACAAAGTTAGCTGGGCATCAAATATGGGCTTACATTGATGAGATTACTCCTTCTCAGATGATTGAATACGGGCAAATTCTCCCAGCAGTGGGTGATGAGAAGGCCTGGTTTTCAACCTTACCGGCCAGCATTCAACAGAAGCTCAATTACCTAAACTCGTAA
- a CDS encoding arsenate reductase ArsC, translated as MTNAFNILFLCTGNSARSILAEALATTLSHGRLIAYSAGSKPTGYVHPIALQIAKEIGYPATLLRSKSWDEYGREDSPKMNFIITVCDAAAGEECPYWVGHPATAHWGFPDPASVVGSDEEKWAAFRKVEIGLRNRIELLLDLPLDKLDHLQIRDELHSIHHQFKD; from the coding sequence ATGACTAATGCATTCAATATTCTTTTCTTATGTACAGGTAACTCGGCTCGATCCATTCTTGCCGAGGCCCTTGCCACAACCCTGAGTCACGGTCGTTTAATCGCTTATTCCGCTGGCTCAAAACCTACGGGTTACGTGCACCCGATAGCGTTGCAGATCGCAAAAGAGATTGGCTATCCCGCCACCTTATTACGCAGTAAGAGTTGGGATGAGTACGGTCGTGAAGACTCGCCCAAGATGAACTTTATTATCACTGTATGTGATGCTGCTGCAGGCGAGGAGTGTCCTTACTGGGTGGGTCATCCAGCAACTGCACACTGGGGCTTTCCAGACCCAGCCAGCGTTGTTGGCAGCGATGAAGAAAAGTGGGCCGCCTTTCGAAAGGTAGAAATTGGCCTAAGAAATCGCATTGAACTGCTTCTGGATCTGCCTTTAGATAAGTTAGATCATCTACAAATTCGTGATGAATTGCATTCTATCCATCACCAGTTTAAAGACTAA